The following are encoded in a window of Penaeus monodon isolate SGIC_2016 chromosome 9, NSTDA_Pmon_1, whole genome shotgun sequence genomic DNA:
- the LOC119577075 gene encoding kelch-like protein 35: MASERGWQRELKTPGERLASLLGSPKFSDIELVFSSDHGSIMAHRVVLAMSSPVFEDLLYGSRAASRTLRIYEDHPEAFAWMLGYMYCNTKSFPSLSLAIEVSRLADKYQMDTLAELCSQYMENNLNEKNLAEIYNAAVSLKNPSLLRSCSRIVRGRTSTVLMEPNFVRLSQDALLHLLQTTLYVSSEVKIFRAVITWTKHQIDRRGAPASNAALRREIEPLLPHIRFLSMSTDEFVSHIMPSGVLTSDESTAILLAIKESGSLHELPSICCNIKERREQFDKSLIKRLPLPDVTKGGISSHTYSYEHHVLIANLKSSKTIHLHHVEYKALRISSMIATVRDPAKQVVGVYTSVKPNGVFERVITLHPGMLCSVTVSVIGRKQSALHRFTCSHDGVIFDGEKVTSCEYPIVLHYWHFSE; encoded by the exons ATGGCGAGCGAGCGTGGATGGCAGCGCGAGCTCAAAACTCCTGGCGAGCGGTTGGCTTCCCTGCTTGGCTCGCCCAAGTTCTCGGACATCGAGCTCGTGTTCTCTAGCGACCACGGCTCCATCATG GCGCACCGCGTGGTTCTGGCTATGAGTTCGCCGGTGTTCGAGGACTTGCTGTACGGGAGCCGCGCCGCCAGCAGGACGCTGCGGATCTACGAGGATCACCCGGAGGCCTTCGCCTGGATGCTGGGCTACATGTACTGCAACACCAAGAGTTTCCCCAGCCTTTCGCTGGCAATCGAGGTTAGCCGCTTGGCAGACAAGTACCAGATGGATACCCTGGCCGAACTTTGCTCTCAG TACATGGAGAATAATCTGAACGAAAAGAATCTTGCTGAAATTTACAATGCTGCCGTGAGCTTAAAGAACCCCAGCCTACTTCGGAGCTGCTCCCGG ATCGTACGTGGTCGGACTTCAACGGTCCTTATGGAGCCGAACTTTGTCAGGCTAAGTCAGGACGCGCTGCTCCATCTTCTACAGACAACGCTTTACGTTAGCTCAGAAGTAAAGATCTTCCGTGCTGTGATTACTTG GACCAAACATCAAATTGACAGACGTGGTGCCCCGGCTTCGAATGCTGCTCTGCGTCGAGAAATAGAACCATTGCTGCCTCATATACGCTTTCTCTCCATGTCAACTGACGAGTTTGTTTCACACATCATGCCATCAGGAGTCCTCACATCTGATGAGAGCACAGCCATCCTCTTGGCTATCAAGGAGAGTGGGAGCCTCCACGAGCTTCCGTCCATCTGTTGCAACatcaaggagaggagagaacaatTCGACAAATCCCTTATCAAGAGGCTACCTCTGCCTGATGTGACCAAGGGAGGAATCAGTTCTCACACCTACTCCTATGAGCACCATGTGCTGATAGCTAACCTCAAGAGCAGCAAGACCATTCATCTACATCATGTAGAATACAAGGCACTCAGGATATCCAGCATGATAGCCACAGTGAGAGACCCTGCTAAACAAGTAGTTGGGGTGTACACATCTGTGAAGCCAAATGGAGTGTTCGAGAGAGTTATCACCCTTCATCCTGGCATGCTGTGCTCAGTCACGGTGAGTGTCATCGGAAGGAAGCAGAGTGCTCTGCACCGATTCACTTGCAGTCACGATGGTGTTATCTTTGATGGAGAGAAGGTGACATCATGCGAATATCCTATAGTTTTGCATTACTGGCACTTCAGTGAGTAG